From the genome of Pseudonocardia sp. EC080619-01:
ATCATCGGCAAGGAGTGGGGGCTGTCGCTGAACGAGAACCCGCTGCAGGGCTCGTTCGTCGTCGACGAGCTGACCGACCTGGTCGAGGAGGCGGTGCTGCGCGAGTTCGAGTCGATCGCCGAGCGTGGTGGCGTGCTGGGGGCGATGGAGACCGGCTACCAGCGCGGCAAGATCCAGGACGAGTCGATGCTCTACGAGCACCGCAAGCACTCGGGCGAGCTGCCGATCGTCGGCGTCAACACCTTCCTCAAGCCCTCCGACGACGACGAGGAGCCGCAGGAGATCGAGCTCGCCCGGGCCACCGAGTCCGAGAAGCGCTCCCAGCTGGACCGGCTGGAGGACTTCCAGACCCGCAACCGCACCGAGGCCGAGCAGGCGATGCGCCGCCTGCAGGACGTGGCTACCGGCGACGGCAACGTGTTCGACGAGCTGATGAAGGCCGCGCGGGTGTGCTCGCTGGGCCAGCTGACGACCGCGTTCTTCGAGGTGGGCGGGCAGTACCGGCGCAACATGTGAGACCGGCCGGGTGCGGCCGCCCCCGGCGGGGGTGGCCGCACACCCGTGTCCGCACCCGGACCGGTCGTTGCGCCGTCGAACCGATTTGAGTTGTTTGACCCTAAGCAACTAATGTCGGAGGCACCGCTGCAGAAAGGTGCCCCGACCGTGTCCGAGACCCTGCACGTCGAGTCCGCACGCCGGGACCGGGACACCCCGCACCCCCGGCGGCACGTCGTGTTCGCCGTGGTCTCGGTCGCGCTGCTGATGTTCTCGCAGGACCAGACCGCGGTGGCGACCGCGCTGACCACCGTCAGCGGCGACCTCGGCGTCGACCTCGCCTGGACCGGCTGGATCGTCACCATCTACGCCGTCGGCCAGATCCTCGCCCTGCCGCTCGGCGGGCGGCTCGCCGACCGCTTCGGCAGCCGGCGCACCTTCCTCGTCTCCGTCGCCGCGTTCACCGTGCTCTCCGGCCTGTGCGCGGTCGCCGGGGCGATCGGCCCGCTGATCGGGCTGCGGTTCCTGCAGGGCGTCGCGGGCGGGGTGATGCTGCCGGCCGCGAACGGGATCGTCGCGCACCACTACGGTCGCGACCGCGACCGCGCGCTCGCCGCCTTCACCAGCGTGTTCCCGATCGGCGCGATCCTCGGCCCGCTGGTCGGCGGGCTGATCCTGACCACCTGGTCCTGGCACGCGATCTTCCTGGTGAACGCGCCCCTGGGGGTCGTCGTGGTCGGCGTCGCCGCACTGACCGTGCAGGACCCGCCGCGCCGCCGTCCGGACGCCGTCGACGTCCGCGGGATCGCACTGCTCCTGGTCACGCTCGTCGCCGCGATGGTGGCGATCACCGGGCTGTCCGGTCTCGGCCGGACACCCGCGGTGCTGCCGCTGACGCTGGCCGCGGCGCTCGCCGCCGTCGCCGGCGGGTACGCGTTCGCCCGGCACGCGCGGCGCCGGGAGGACGCTGTCGTGCCGTGGCGGCTCCTCGCCGGGCGCGGGCTCGGGATCATGAACGTCACCAACGTCCTCTTCGGAGCGGCGGTGATCGGCTTCTCGGCGCTGCTCCCGCTCTACGCGCAGACGCGCTACGGGCTCGCGCCGTTCGCCGCCGGCGCGCTGCTCACCGGGCGCGCGGCAGGGACGATCGCGTCGTCCGGAGTGTCGGTCGCGCTGCTCCGGCGCACCGGTCACCGGCCACTGCTGCTCGGCGGGATGGGCGTCATCGTGCTCGGGCTGCTGCTCAGCGCGGCACCGGCCGTGGGTGTCACACCCGAGGTCTGGCTGCTCGGCGCGGCGACGGTGCTCGGCATCGGCATGGGCCTGACCGGCCCGGCGGCGAACAACGCCGGCATGCACCTGGTCCCGGGCGACGTCACCGCGGTCGCCGGGCTCCGGATCATGTTCCGGCAGATCGGCGGGATCGCGGCGGTGGCCGCGACGACGGCGGCGATCGCCGCCTCCGCCACACCGGGCACGGCGGGGGCGATCGCGATCGTGGTGCTGGCCGGGCTGCTCGCGGCCGTCACACTGCTCGCGGCGCGCATCCCCAACCAGCGCGGCCGGTGGTGACCGTCCGGCCTAACGGCGGGTCCGGCTCCGGCGACGGCCGCGGTTCCAGCCTCCGATGATGCCGATGGCCTCGACGAACGACTCCGCAGCCTTGGAGAGCTTGCGACCGGCCTTCCGCATCGGGTTCCTCCTGGGGATGTGCAACTGCTGGGGGCGACGACCACGCTCCCAGACGGCGTTCCGCGAGCGCACGTGGGTTGCTGCTCCGGCAGGGTGACGGCGCGGACGAGGTTCCTTCCGGATCGGAAGCGTTGCCACCCGGAGCGCGGAGCGCTCCGCGGCGTGTCCGCGCGACGCGTACGCCGGTCGGCGCAGCGCCACACCGTCGTCCGGGGTCACACGTCCGATCGGGCGGCACACCGGCGGCCGGGGTCGATCCGGGTGTCGGCGCCGATCGCGGCCGTCAGCACCGGAGCCAGTGTCGCCTGCATGCCACGGCGCGGGATCGCCGCCAGCCGCCCGGCGAGCCGGGGCAGCGCGCGGTGCGCCCCGGCCTCGACGACGTGCGCGACGTTCAGCGCGGCGAGGGAGTGGGTGTCCGTGGCGCTGTGCCCCTGACCCGCGAGCGGGACCAGGACGCCGTCCGGGAGCTCGGCGACGACCTGCTCGGCGACCGGTCGCGGGGTGCGCAGGTCCCGCTCACCGGAGATCACCGCCACCGGCCAGCCGAAACCGCGGCGCGCGGCCGCGAGATCGTACGGCGCCGCGTGCCCGGTCCCGCCCGCCATGTCCCCGTAGGTGCGCTGGAGATCGAGCACCTCGCCGTCCGGCGGGACCCCGAAGCCCAGCTCGCCGATCCCGATCGGCCGGACCAGATCGCCGTCGAAGATCATCGGTTCCCTCCTGCCCGCCGACTCGCCCGCGCCCAGCCCGGCGATCCACGCCCAGGAACGGCGGGCGCCACCCCGGACGCGTGCGGCGAGCAGCCGTTCCAGCCGGGCCGGCCCGGCGAACTCGTGCACGGTCCGTACGACGGAGGTGAGGTCGCGCGGGTCCTCCCCCGCCGCGGCGAGGGCCGCCACGTGCCGCGCGCTCCGCGCCGTGCGGGGATCGGCGCCGTCCCGGTAGAGCCGGCGCAGGTGGGCACGCAGCACGGGCACCGAGCCCGGCCCCGTGCTCGGCGAGTCGAGCACCATCGCGGCGACCCGCTCCGGGTGCCGCGTCCCGAACACCTGGGCCAGGTAACTGCCGTAGGACGTGCCGAGGACGACCGCGCGGTCGACGCCGTTCGCGTCGAGGACCGCGGCGACGTCGTCGGCGGCGGCCGCGGTGGTGACGTCGCCGGTGGTGACGTCCTGCCCGGTGCCGTCGGTCCGGGAGAGCCCCACCCCGCGGTGCTCGACCATGATCACGTCGAGACCGCGGGCGACCGCCGCCTGCCGCAGCGCGTGGTACGGCAGCACACTCGCGAGCCCCGGGCCGCCCGGGAGGACGACGACCGGCGTCCGGTCCCCGCCCCGGGCACGGACCCAGGCCAGCGGGAGGACGCGACCGCCGTCGAGCGGCCGGTCCACCGTCCCGCCGTGCCGGGCCACCTGCTCACGTGCCGCCCGCTCCCGTACCTCGGCCGTCCGATCCCGTGTCCGTCCCACCCGTGCCTCCCCCTCGGCGCCGTTTCTTCCACCGTGGACGAACGGGACGCCGCGAGGGTTCCGGGGCGCCCGGGTCAGGCCGGTGCCGGGGTGCGCCGCAGGACCAGCGCGAGCGCGAGAGCACCGGCGAGCAGCACGCTGACGTAGCAGACCACGCCGGCCCAGCCGGCGTGGTCGTAGGCGATCCCGCCGACGGCCCCGCCCGCGCTCGAGCCCGCGTAGTAGCCGACCAGGTAGAGCGACGACGCCTGCGCCGGCACCGCGCCCGTCATCAGCGCGGAGCGGCGGCCCACCCAGCTACTCGCGACCGAGTGCGCACCGAAGAAGCCGACCGTCACCATCACCAGTCCGGCGAGGACGGTGACCAGGAGGTCCGCCCAGGTCACCCAGATCCCGGCCAGCGCGACGAGGGTCGCCACCC
Proteins encoded in this window:
- a CDS encoding alpha/beta fold hydrolase codes for the protein MGRTRDRTAEVRERAAREQVARHGGTVDRPLDGGRVLPLAWVRARGGDRTPVVVLPGGPGLASVLPYHALRQAAVARGLDVIMVEHRGVGLSRTDGTGQDVTTGDVTTAAAADDVAAVLDANGVDRAVVLGTSYGSYLAQVFGTRHPERVAAMVLDSPSTGPGSVPVLRAHLRRLYRDGADPRTARSARHVAALAAAGEDPRDLTSVVRTVHEFAGPARLERLLAARVRGGARRSWAWIAGLGAGESAGRREPMIFDGDLVRPIGIGELGFGVPPDGEVLDLQRTYGDMAGGTGHAAPYDLAAARRGFGWPVAVISGERDLRTPRPVAEQVVAELPDGVLVPLAGQGHSATDTHSLAALNVAHVVEAGAHRALPRLAGRLAAIPRRGMQATLAPVLTAAIGADTRIDPGRRCAARSDV
- a CDS encoding MFS transporter, producing MSETLHVESARRDRDTPHPRRHVVFAVVSVALLMFSQDQTAVATALTTVSGDLGVDLAWTGWIVTIYAVGQILALPLGGRLADRFGSRRTFLVSVAAFTVLSGLCAVAGAIGPLIGLRFLQGVAGGVMLPAANGIVAHHYGRDRDRALAAFTSVFPIGAILGPLVGGLILTTWSWHAIFLVNAPLGVVVVGVAALTVQDPPRRRPDAVDVRGIALLLVTLVAAMVAITGLSGLGRTPAVLPLTLAAALAAVAGGYAFARHARRREDAVVPWRLLAGRGLGIMNVTNVLFGAAVIGFSALLPLYAQTRYGLAPFAAGALLTGRAAGTIASSGVSVALLRRTGHRPLLLGGMGVIVLGLLLSAAPAVGVTPEVWLLGAATVLGIGMGLTGPAANNAGMHLVPGDVTAVAGLRIMFRQIGGIAAVAATTAAIAASATPGTAGAIAIVVLAGLLAAVTLLAARIPNQRGRW